The genomic region GGCTGCCCGCCTCCCGGCGGTGCCGGATCCTCTGTTCTGCCCCGGCCATGGCCACCATCGGAGCCAGGAGGATCACCCGGGTGAGTTTGACGACGACGGCGAGGGCCAGTGCCACCGGACCTGCGGTTTGCGCCGTGGCCACTACCTGCCCGACGTCGTGGACCGAGGCGCCGGTCCACGCACCGAAGGCCTCGGTGCTCAGGTGCAGGGGGTGGACCAGCAGCGGGAGCACGCCGATGGCCAGCGTCCCGCACAGCGTCACGAGCGCCACGGGCAGGACGGTGTCCCGGTGGCTGATGCGCCGGACCGCGGCCACCGCGCCGATCGCCGAGGCACCGCAGATGGAAAAACCGGTGGCAATCAGCAGCGCAGTATCGGCCGGAAGCCGGAACAACCGGGAAATCCCGTAGGTGCCCGCGAAGCTGGCCACCACCACCGCGGTGATGAGCAGGAGGGCCAGCCAGCCGAGGCCCAACACGTCCGAGATACTCACCTTCAGTCCCAGGAGCACGATCCCGCCGCGCATCAGGTGCTTGCCGGCGAAGTCC from Arthrobacter globiformis harbors:
- a CDS encoding YeiH family protein, whose amino-acid sequence is MTHQNLTRILPGLLTAVVALAFAFAIHAAVPALPAMTLAVVLGLLAANLPGTAVWTAGRARPGLDFAGKHLMRGGIVLLGLKVSISDVLGLGWLALLLITAVVVASFAGTYGISRLFRLPADTALLIATGFSICGASAIGAVAAVRRISHRDTVLPVALVTLCGTLAIGVLPLLVHPLHLSTEAFGAWTGASVHDVGQVVATAQTAGPVALALAVVVKLTRVILLAPMVAMAGAEQRIRHRREAGSRAGGPAAGKPPLVPLFAVGFIVTVALRSSGWLSAGWLEAAAGLQDVLLGAALFGLGSAVRIRTLLHTGARAVLAALAAWLLIAVLGLAAALLMVQ